From the Pseudomonas baltica genome, one window contains:
- a CDS encoding alpha-1,4-glucan--maltose-1-phosphate maltosyltransferase, which produces MTSDEPFESGREGQVHDNAEHVLSLSQALLLPRLLIENTQPVIDDGVFAVKTLVGRQVAVTTKVYADGHDKLAVRLRVRRVDSEEWQTSALTELGNDSFAGEFSVDAIGRYVYCVEAWIDQFASYRYELEKKYAAGVAIGLELEEGRVHLQHAAERSEGDLKHALQNLHDSLHELNEDQRVSLLLQADTSALMARADHRAFLTRSPEYPVEVERQLAEFASWYELFPRSITDDKARHGTFNDVHNRLPMIRDMGFDVLYFPPIHPIGRAHRKGPNNSLTAGPDDVGSPYAIGSADGGHDAIHPQLGSREDFRNLVKAAAEHGLEIALDFAIQCSQDHLWLKEHPGWFSWRPDGTIRYAENPPKKYQDIVNVDFYAADAVPSLWLALRDVVWSWVEEGVKIFRVDNPHTKPLPFWQWLIEDIRSKDPDVMFLAEAFTKPAMMARLGKVGYSQSYTYFTWRNTKAELQAYFSELNQPPWSHCYRPNFFVNTPDINPFFLHESGRPGFLIRAALATMGSGLWGMYSGFELCESAPIPGKEEYLDSEKYEIRPRDYTAPGNIIAEIAQLNRIRRLNPALQTHLGVAFFNCYNDNILYFAKRTPDRQNYILVAINLDPYNAQEANFELPLWELGLDDNAATSGTDLMTGHTWTWYGKTQFMRLDPAYQSFGIWRIAREQ; this is translated from the coding sequence ATGACGTCTGATGAACCTTTCGAATCCGGCCGCGAAGGCCAAGTCCACGATAACGCCGAGCACGTCTTGAGCCTGTCCCAGGCCCTGCTGCTACCGCGCCTTTTGATCGAGAACACCCAACCGGTGATCGATGACGGCGTATTCGCCGTCAAGACGCTAGTCGGACGCCAGGTGGCGGTGACCACCAAGGTTTACGCCGATGGCCATGACAAGTTGGCGGTACGCCTGCGCGTGCGGCGAGTGGATAGCGAAGAATGGCAGACCTCGGCCCTGACGGAGCTGGGCAACGACAGCTTTGCCGGTGAGTTCAGCGTCGACGCCATTGGCCGCTACGTCTATTGCGTCGAGGCGTGGATCGATCAGTTCGCCAGTTACCGCTATGAGCTGGAGAAAAAATACGCTGCGGGCGTTGCCATCGGCCTGGAGCTGGAAGAAGGCCGCGTGCATTTGCAGCATGCCGCCGAGCGTAGCGAGGGCGATCTCAAGCACGCGCTGCAAAATCTGCACGACAGCCTCCATGAGCTCAACGAAGACCAGCGTGTATCGCTGCTGTTGCAAGCCGACACCAGCGCTCTGATGGCCCGCGCCGATCACCGCGCGTTTCTCACCCGCAGCCCCGAATACCCGGTGGAAGTGGAGCGGCAACTGGCCGAGTTCGCCAGTTGGTACGAGCTGTTCCCGCGCTCGATCACCGACGACAAGGCCCGCCACGGCACGTTTAACGACGTGCACAATCGCTTGCCGATGATCCGCGACATGGGCTTCGACGTGCTGTATTTCCCACCGATTCACCCCATCGGCCGCGCGCATCGCAAGGGGCCCAACAACTCGCTGACTGCTGGGCCGGATGATGTCGGCAGTCCTTATGCGATTGGTAGCGCGGATGGCGGCCATGACGCTATTCACCCGCAACTGGGCAGCCGCGAGGACTTTCGCAATCTGGTCAAGGCCGCCGCCGAGCATGGCTTGGAAATCGCCCTCGATTTCGCCATCCAGTGCTCCCAGGATCACCTCTGGCTCAAGGAGCATCCGGGCTGGTTCTCGTGGCGCCCGGACGGCACCATCCGCTATGCCGAAAACCCGCCGAAAAAATACCAGGACATCGTCAACGTCGATTTCTATGCCGCCGATGCGGTGCCGAGCCTGTGGCTGGCGCTACGCGATGTGGTGTGGAGCTGGGTGGAGGAGGGCGTGAAGATTTTTCGCGTCGACAACCCGCACACCAAGCCGCTGCCGTTCTGGCAATGGTTGATCGAGGATATTCGCAGCAAGGACCCAGACGTCATGTTTCTCGCCGAGGCCTTCACCAAGCCGGCGATGATGGCGCGTCTGGGCAAGGTCGGTTACAGCCAGAGTTACACGTACTTCACCTGGCGCAACACCAAGGCTGAATTGCAGGCGTACTTCAGCGAGCTCAACCAGCCGCCGTGGTCGCATTGCTACCGGCCCAACTTCTTCGTCAACACGCCGGACATAAACCCGTTTTTTCTGCACGAGTCAGGGCGCCCGGGCTTCTTGATCCGCGCGGCGCTGGCGACCATGGGCTCGGGGCTGTGGGGCATGTACTCGGGCTTCGAGCTGTGCGAATCGGCGCCGATCCCCGGCAAGGAAGAATACCTCGACTCGGAGAAGTACGAGATCCGCCCGCGGGACTACACCGCACCCGGCAATATCATTGCCGAGATCGCCCAGCTCAACCGCATCCGCCGTCTCAACCCGGCGCTGCAGACCCACCTGGGCGTGGCGTTCTTCAATTGCTACAACGACAACATCCTGTATTTCGCCAAACGTACGCCCGATCGGCAGAACTACATTCTGGTGGCGATCAACCTGGACCCTTACAACGCTCAGGAAGCCAACTTCGAACTGCCGCTGTGGGAGTTGGGCCTGGACGACAATGCCGCGACCTCGGGCACCGATCTGATGACCGGCCATACCTGGACCTGGTACGGCAAGACTCAGTTCATGCGCCTCGACCCCGCCTATCAGTCCTTTGGTATCTGGCGCATCGCTCGCGAGCAATAA